From Chloroflexota bacterium, a single genomic window includes:
- a CDS encoding ketoacyl-ACP synthase III: MSATIVGWGMAVPEQIWTNTHLESMVDTTDAWIVSRTGIRQRRIADDGDTTFSLGLDAATRALEQAGLTAADVDMVIVATLTPETPMPATANLIQDAIGARSAGAFDLNAACAGFTYGLEIGRALIDAGSAQTVLVIGSETMSRVVDWTDRSTCVLFGDGAGAVVMQASAAGGIRGNSLGSDGSGAPLLHIPAGGSKLPASIETVRDRLHLLSMNGRAVYKFAVKATVRAAAVAMARAGWQPSDLDLFIPHQANLRIIDAVANELRLPEERVIVNADFYGNTSSASIPIALCEAIAQGRVNQGDRLVLVGFGAGLSWAAVAVEWTAPVTPSDGRASGMSATVPQKSASAARRLP; encoded by the coding sequence ATGTCGGCCACGATCGTCGGTTGGGGAATGGCGGTCCCGGAGCAGATTTGGACCAATACCCATCTCGAGTCCATGGTGGACACCACCGATGCCTGGATCGTGTCGCGGACCGGCATCCGGCAGCGCCGAATCGCGGACGACGGCGACACGACCTTCAGCCTGGGACTCGACGCGGCCACGCGGGCGCTGGAGCAGGCGGGACTGACCGCGGCCGACGTCGACATGGTCATCGTGGCCACGCTCACGCCGGAAACGCCCATGCCGGCGACGGCCAACCTGATTCAGGACGCCATTGGAGCCCGCAGCGCCGGCGCGTTCGATCTCAATGCCGCCTGCGCCGGCTTCACCTACGGGCTGGAAATCGGGCGCGCGCTTATCGACGCCGGGTCGGCGCAGACCGTACTGGTGATCGGCTCCGAGACGATGTCACGGGTCGTCGATTGGACCGACCGCTCGACCTGCGTCCTGTTCGGCGACGGCGCGGGCGCCGTCGTCATGCAAGCCAGCGCCGCCGGGGGGATTCGGGGCAACTCGCTCGGCTCCGACGGAAGCGGAGCTCCGCTGCTGCACATTCCCGCCGGCGGCAGCAAGCTGCCCGCGAGCATCGAAACAGTACGGGATCGCCTGCATCTGCTCTCGATGAACGGGCGCGCGGTCTACAAGTTCGCCGTCAAGGCCACGGTCCGCGCGGCGGCCGTGGCCATGGCGCGCGCCGGGTGGCAGCCCAGCGACCTCGATCTCTTCATCCCACATCAAGCGAATCTGCGGATCATCGACGCCGTCGCCAATGAGCTGCGCTTGCCGGAAGAGCGGGTCATCGTCAACGCCGATTTCTACGGCAATACGTCGTCGGCGTCGATCCCAATCGCCCTCTGCGAGGCCATCGCTCAGGGGCGCGTGAATCAAGGTGACCGCCTTGTCCTGGTGGGTTTCGGAGCCGGGCTTTCCTGGGCCGCGGTGGCGGTGGAGTGGACAGCCCCAGTCACGCCGAGCGATGGCCGCGCGTCGGGCATGAGCGCCACCGTGCCGCAAAAGTCCGCATCGGCCGCGAGGCGCCTCCCCTAG
- a CDS encoding PLP-dependent aminotransferase family protein: protein MSLSRFHSPVARAMEQNPLRPNWSMQRPGVLSLAFGFPDAASFPYDDLGRVTRDLMAQRNADALQYGPVSGPEPLRAFVADWVRSTEGLPVGPEHVLITSGASQAIVLTARLLVPAGGTILVESPTFIGALWFLRGLGLEVVGVPADEQGIDPEALEGTVQRLRTAGTEANVVYTMPTVHNPIGTNASDTRRRELADLAQRLDLALLEDDAYGDLIFDGSRPKALYALAGSERVIKMGTFSKLVAGGMRLGWALADPEDVATMCSLKADSASSPFAAWAAAEYLAGGALSERVPALRTLYRARRDAMLEELQPLARLGCTWTRPVGGFFVWLTLPEGVDSEAIRPTIEDHGVTYLAGHHCFADGARRRDIRLAYSYLPEDQIREGVRRLVRGLEAVLAD, encoded by the coding sequence ATGAGCCTTAGCCGCTTTCACAGTCCGGTTGCCCGGGCGATGGAGCAGAACCCTCTGCGGCCGAACTGGTCGATGCAGCGGCCCGGAGTGCTGAGCCTGGCCTTCGGGTTTCCAGACGCCGCGAGTTTTCCGTATGACGATCTGGGCCGCGTGACCCGCGATCTCATGGCGCAGCGGAACGCCGATGCGCTGCAATACGGCCCCGTCTCCGGTCCCGAGCCGCTGCGGGCATTTGTCGCCGACTGGGTGCGGTCCACCGAGGGCCTTCCGGTGGGTCCCGAACACGTGCTCATCACCAGCGGCGCGTCGCAGGCCATTGTGCTCACCGCGCGTTTGCTGGTGCCGGCCGGCGGGACCATTCTGGTCGAGTCGCCCACCTTCATCGGCGCATTGTGGTTCTTGCGCGGGCTTGGTCTCGAGGTTGTTGGGGTTCCCGCGGATGAGCAGGGGATTGACCCGGAGGCGCTTGAGGGAACGGTGCAGCGCCTGCGCACCGCCGGCACCGAGGCCAACGTCGTCTACACCATGCCCACGGTCCACAATCCGATTGGCACCAACGCGTCGGATACCCGCCGGCGGGAGCTCGCCGACCTTGCGCAGCGTCTCGACCTGGCGCTTCTCGAAGATGACGCCTACGGCGATTTGATCTTCGACGGCAGCCGCCCGAAGGCGTTGTATGCGCTGGCCGGATCCGAGCGGGTCATCAAGATGGGCACGTTTTCAAAGCTCGTCGCCGGCGGCATGCGGCTGGGCTGGGCCCTGGCCGATCCGGAAGACGTGGCGACCATGTGCAGCTTGAAGGCTGACAGCGCGAGCAGTCCGTTTGCGGCTTGGGCAGCGGCGGAATACCTAGCCGGCGGCGCGTTGTCCGAACGCGTGCCCGCGCTGCGCACGCTCTATCGAGCCCGGCGTGACGCCATGCTCGAAGAATTGCAGCCGTTGGCCCGCTTGGGATGCACTTGGACGCGCCCGGTGGGCGGCTTCTTCGTGTGGCTCACGCTGCCCGAGGGAGTGGATAGCGAGGCGATTCGTCCCACGATTGAGGATCACGGCGTCACCTATCTCGCCGGCCACCACTGCTTCGCCGACGGCGCGCGGCGCCGCGATATTCGCCTGGCCTATAGCTATCTGCCCGAGGACCAGATTCGGGAAGGCGTGCGGCGACTGGTTCGGGGGCTTGAGGCGGTCCTGGCGGACTAG
- a CDS encoding HIT domain-containing protein: protein MVSQRLWSPWRLEYVAAATDETSDCPFCTDHLTADGLPELIVKAGRLTYATLNLFPYNNGHLMVLPYRHVADIVDLTPDEAAELMHLLTQGRMALGNALGPDAFNVGMNLGRAAGAGIPAHLHFHLVPRWEGDTSFMAVTADTKVLPESLDQTKRRLIEAWPSDDEMPPATPPGAG from the coding sequence ATGGTCTCGCAGCGACTTTGGAGCCCGTGGCGATTGGAGTACGTGGCGGCGGCGACCGACGAGACGTCCGATTGCCCGTTTTGCACCGACCACCTGACTGCGGACGGTCTTCCTGAGCTGATCGTCAAAGCCGGGCGGCTGACGTACGCCACCCTCAACCTGTTTCCCTACAACAACGGGCATCTCATGGTGCTGCCCTACCGTCACGTGGCGGACATCGTGGACCTGACGCCCGACGAGGCGGCTGAACTGATGCACCTCTTGACGCAAGGGCGGATGGCGTTGGGCAACGCGCTGGGACCGGATGCCTTCAATGTCGGAATGAACCTCGGCCGCGCCGCCGGCGCCGGCATCCCCGCCCACCTGCACTTTCACCTCGTGCCGCGCTGGGAAGGCGATACCAGCTTCATGGCCGTGACCGCCGACACCAAGGTGCTCCCGGAGTCGCTGGACCAAACAAAGCGCCGGCTGATCGAGGCGTGGCCCAGCGACGACGAAATGCCGCCGGCTACGCCGCCGGGAGCAGGCTGA
- the lepB gene encoding signal peptidase I, with protein sequence MLRRNSNVLLEITETVLLALLIFFGTRMVVQNFRVDGGSMVPVLENGEFLLVNKLAYVAAKPDRGDVVVFRSPANPEEDLVKRIVGLPNETIEFHDGGVYVDGRRLDEDAYFPGVTAPGRDRSLVVPEQGYFVLGDNRGQSIDSRRFRIVPEAAIVGKVWLVYWPVGSFGVLQGASPGFEPAPERISLLPAA encoded by the coding sequence GTGCTGCGGCGCAATAGCAATGTCTTGCTCGAGATCACGGAAACCGTGCTCCTGGCATTGCTGATCTTCTTCGGCACGCGGATGGTGGTGCAGAACTTTCGCGTGGACGGCGGCAGCATGGTGCCCGTTCTCGAAAACGGGGAATTCCTCCTGGTGAACAAGCTGGCATACGTCGCCGCGAAGCCCGATCGTGGCGACGTGGTGGTGTTTCGATCGCCGGCCAATCCCGAGGAAGACCTGGTGAAGCGAATTGTCGGGCTGCCAAATGAGACGATCGAATTCCACGACGGCGGTGTTTATGTGGACGGGCGTCGCCTGGATGAAGACGCGTACTTTCCGGGAGTAACCGCACCCGGGAGAGACCGCAGCCTGGTCGTTCCCGAGCAGGGGTACTTCGTGCTCGGCGACAATCGAGGGCAAAGCATCGATTCGCGGCGCTTCCGCATCGTGCCGGAGGCGGCGATCGTAGGGAAGGTCTGGCTGGTGTATTGGCCGGTGGGCAGCTTTGGCGTGCTGCAAGGCGCCTCCCCCGGTTTCGAACCGGCGCCGGAACGCATCAGCCTGCTCCCGGCGGCGTAG
- a CDS encoding RluA family pseudouridine synthase — protein MSAAEQSLVVPDSAAGRRLDRFVADAAPALSRTRAARLIQAQRVLVNDEPRDPDYRVSAGDHIVVEVDEIRSSLAPDFRPLRVLLETPDLVVVDKPPGVVMHPGAADEPATLAHQLVAHYPEAAAIGNPRRPGIVHRLDRDTSGVVLIARTAAAYHSLQHAFERREVRKRYLAGVHGRPTVATAEIDAPVGRHPTRRTHMAVTRSGRPAQTAYTVRATSASAALLDVRPRTGRTHQIRVHLASIGHPVLGDARYGPQPPVATRQLLHAWMLEFTDPAGDRWRVAAAPPADMRRELREVELDPPATPPTRKL, from the coding sequence GTGAGCGCGGCCGAGCAGAGCCTCGTCGTTCCCGATTCCGCTGCCGGACGCCGGCTGGACCGCTTTGTGGCCGATGCCGCCCCAGCGTTGAGCCGCACGCGCGCGGCCCGGCTGATCCAGGCCCAGCGTGTCCTGGTCAACGACGAGCCCCGAGACCCCGACTATCGCGTGTCTGCCGGCGACCACATCGTGGTTGAAGTCGACGAGATCCGCAGCTCCCTGGCACCCGATTTCCGCCCGCTGCGCGTGCTGCTCGAAACGCCCGATCTCGTCGTCGTTGACAAGCCGCCGGGGGTGGTCATGCACCCGGGAGCCGCCGATGAGCCGGCGACACTTGCCCATCAGCTGGTCGCCCACTATCCCGAGGCGGCCGCCATCGGCAATCCGCGCCGACCGGGCATCGTGCACCGCCTGGATCGCGACACCTCGGGCGTCGTCCTCATCGCGCGGACGGCGGCGGCCTACCATTCGCTCCAGCACGCGTTCGAGCGCCGCGAAGTCCGCAAGCGTTACCTGGCCGGGGTGCACGGCCGCCCTACGGTCGCAACCGCCGAAATCGATGCTCCCGTCGGCCGTCACCCGACCCGCCGCACCCACATGGCCGTCACCCGGTCAGGCCGCCCGGCCCAGACTGCCTACACGGTGCGTGCGACGAGCGCGAGCGCCGCACTGCTCGACGTGCGCCCGCGTACGGGTCGGACGCATCAGATTCGCGTGCACCTGGCGTCCATCGGCCACCCGGTGCTGGGAGATGCGCGCTACGGGCCGCAGCCGCCGGTGGCCACCCGCCAACTGCTGCACGCCTGGATGCTCGAGTTCACGGATCCGGCCGGTGATCGCTGGCGGGTGGCGGCCGCGCCCCCCGCCGACATGCGGCGCGAGCTGCGGGAAGTCGAGCTCGATCCGCCGGCCACGCCGCCCACCCGCAAGCTATGA
- the tatC gene encoding twin-arginine translocase subunit TatC produces MDADRPAQPPQEPEEESQDSQAELGGVMTLREHLQELRTRLTIAVLAVIVASLIVWPFKDFVFEVVQYPLPRGAILQQISPTETLFTFFMISIIVGLGIASPIVLYQVLAYVAPGLYEHEKRWLYLSIPAIAVAFLIGAAFAWFVVLRFTVGFLAGFAPRSIATEFTVATWVTFVLRILLAVGIAFETPFFIFALAKIGVVKASTLGKYRRYAIVAIVILAAVITPTPDPFTQLSVAVPVYALYEIGVVLARVAAPEDEPEEADGQAGAEPAVST; encoded by the coding sequence ATGGACGCGGACCGACCTGCCCAACCCCCGCAGGAGCCCGAGGAAGAGTCGCAGGACTCGCAGGCGGAACTCGGCGGCGTGATGACGCTGCGCGAGCACCTCCAGGAGCTGCGCACCCGACTCACCATTGCCGTGCTGGCCGTCATTGTGGCCAGCCTGATCGTCTGGCCGTTCAAGGACTTCGTGTTCGAGGTCGTGCAGTATCCGCTGCCGCGCGGCGCCATCTTGCAGCAGATTTCCCCCACGGAAACCCTGTTCACGTTCTTCATGATTTCAATCATCGTCGGGTTGGGCATCGCCAGTCCGATCGTGCTGTATCAGGTGCTGGCGTACGTGGCGCCGGGTCTCTATGAGCACGAAAAGCGCTGGCTGTACTTGAGCATTCCGGCGATCGCGGTCGCGTTTCTCATCGGGGCGGCGTTCGCGTGGTTCGTGGTCTTGCGTTTCACGGTTGGGTTTCTGGCGGGATTCGCGCCGAGATCGATTGCCACGGAGTTCACAGTCGCGACCTGGGTCACGTTCGTCTTGCGCATTCTGCTGGCGGTTGGCATTGCCTTCGAGACGCCGTTCTTCATCTTTGCACTGGCAAAGATCGGCGTCGTGAAGGCCAGCACCCTGGGGAAATACCGCCGCTACGCCATCGTCGCGATTGTGATCCTGGCTGCCGTCATCACGCCCACCCCGGACCCCTTCACCCAGCTATCGGTGGCGGTGCCGGTCTACGCGCTCTATGAGATCGGCGTGGTGCTGGCCCGCGTGGCGGCGCCGGAGGATGAACCGGAGGAGGCCGACGGCCAGGCCGGCGCCGAACCGGCGGTGAGCACTTAG
- the nusB gene encoding transcription antitermination factor NusB, whose translation MAARPRRDRRAAREAAMRLLFEASMRGGDPLDLFASRKHELGLAADARAYAETLVQEVAARLGDLDATISELAPAWPIAQMAQLEVAILRIGIAEIDSGRVPPAVAINEAVELAKQYCTEGGRRLVNGALGTHVRRQADSPAS comes from the coding sequence GTGGCTGCACGCCCGCGCCGCGACCGACGCGCCGCCCGCGAAGCCGCCATGCGCCTGCTGTTCGAAGCGTCGATGCGCGGCGGCGATCCGCTGGATCTCTTCGCGTCGCGGAAACATGAACTGGGCCTGGCGGCTGACGCGCGGGCCTACGCTGAGACTCTTGTCCAGGAGGTCGCGGCGCGTTTGGGTGACCTGGATGCGACAATCAGCGAGTTGGCCCCCGCATGGCCCATCGCCCAGATGGCCCAACTCGAGGTGGCTATTCTGCGAATCGGCATCGCCGAGATCGACTCCGGTCGCGTGCCGCCGGCGGTGGCGATCAACGAGGCGGTGGAGCTTGCGAAGCAATACTGCACGGAGGGCGGGCGGCGTCTCGTCAACGGCGCGCTGGGGACTCACGTGAGGCGACAGGCGGACTCGCCGGCGTCGTAG
- a CDS encoding acetyl-CoA carboxylase biotin carboxylase subunit, producing MLEKVLVANRGEMAVRVIRACHDLGIGTVAIYSEADADSLPVRIADESVCIGPAASSASYLNVPNIIGAALNTGADAVHPGAGFLAENAYFAEVCARYNLTFVGPAPDTIRALGDKVQARAAAVAAGLPVVPGSEEPVRDATHAREVAREIGFPVVLKAAAGGGGRGIRPVADPDELTGLFSLAQAEARASFGSGDLYVEKLIESPRHVEVQVIGDGQTVLHAWHRECSIQRRYQKLIEEAPAPNLPHGLSDDITQAAVRLMQALNYHSAGTVEFLVDASGDFFFMEANARIQVEHPITEAITGLDVVAAQLGIAGGESLGVSQADVGRNGHAIEFRLTAEDPTRDFRPDSGRIARLHFPGGYGVRVDTHVYAGYEVPPFYDSLLAKLIVWGESRAEAVDRSRRALAETMIEGPATNLAFHQAVLNDAQFAEGTYDVGYVEALHDRVDGVTA from the coding sequence GTGCTTGAAAAAGTACTGGTGGCCAACCGCGGCGAAATGGCGGTGCGAGTCATTCGGGCGTGTCATGACCTCGGGATTGGAACCGTGGCCATCTACTCGGAGGCCGATGCGGACAGTCTTCCGGTGCGAATTGCGGACGAGTCGGTGTGCATCGGTCCCGCGGCCTCGAGCGCGAGCTATCTGAATGTCCCTAACATCATCGGCGCCGCGCTCAACACCGGTGCCGACGCGGTGCACCCCGGCGCCGGGTTCCTGGCCGAAAATGCCTACTTCGCCGAGGTGTGCGCCCGCTACAACCTGACGTTCGTGGGACCGGCCCCCGACACCATTCGGGCGTTGGGCGACAAGGTTCAGGCCCGTGCGGCGGCGGTGGCGGCAGGCCTGCCGGTCGTTCCCGGGTCCGAGGAGCCGGTGCGCGACGCCACCCATGCGCGTGAAGTCGCGCGGGAGATTGGGTTCCCGGTGGTGCTCAAGGCGGCGGCCGGCGGCGGGGGCCGCGGCATCCGACCGGTTGCCGATCCCGATGAGTTGACCGGGCTTTTCTCGCTGGCGCAGGCCGAAGCGCGCGCCTCATTCGGCAGCGGCGACCTCTACGTCGAAAAACTGATCGAGTCGCCCCGTCACGTCGAGGTGCAGGTGATCGGCGACGGGCAAACCGTGCTGCACGCGTGGCATCGCGAGTGCTCGATTCAACGCCGCTATCAGAAGCTCATCGAGGAGGCCCCGGCGCCCAATCTGCCGCACGGTCTGAGCGATGACATCACACAGGCCGCGGTGCGGCTGATGCAGGCGCTCAACTACCACAGCGCGGGCACCGTCGAATTCCTGGTCGACGCGAGCGGCGACTTCTTCTTCATGGAAGCCAACGCGCGCATTCAGGTGGAACACCCCATCACCGAAGCGATCACCGGTCTGGATGTGGTTGCCGCGCAGCTCGGTATCGCCGGCGGCGAGTCGCTCGGCGTTTCCCAGGCGGACGTGGGCCGCAACGGCCATGCGATCGAGTTTCGATTGACGGCCGAAGATCCGACGCGCGACTTCCGCCCGGATTCCGGGCGGATCGCGCGGCTGCACTTTCCCGGTGGCTACGGGGTGCGCGTGGACACGCACGTGTACGCCGGCTATGAGGTGCCGCCGTTCTACGATTCGCTGCTGGCAAAGCTCATCGTGTGGGGCGAGTCGCGTGCGGAGGCCGTCGATCGGTCGCGTCGCGCCCTGGCCGAGACGATGATCGAGGGCCCGGCGACCAACCTGGCCTTTCACCAGGCCGTGCTGAATGACGCGCAGTTCGCCGAAGGTACCTACGACGTGGGATATGTCGAAGCCCTGCACGACCGGGTGGACGGCGTAACGGCCTAA
- the fabG gene encoding 3-oxoacyl-[acyl-carrier-protein] reductase, producing the protein MSDPIAGRLTDRRTLITGASGALGEAYARRLGAEGARLVLHYNRNEAKARELAASIQDAGGSAVVVGGELSTTEGANHVVDEAIRVLGGLDVLINNAGIIRDSLLMRMRDEDWDDVIRTNLRSAFACSRRAVRGMLRQRDGRIINISSVAGTGGNAGQTNYAAAKAGLVGFTLALAREVAARGITVNAVAPGFVISPLTDDLEGELRKWIIDRIPLGRFATPDDVAGAVAFLASSDASYITGQVMTIDGGLHMG; encoded by the coding sequence ATGTCTGACCCCATAGCTGGCCGCCTGACCGATCGGCGGACGTTGATCACGGGGGCCTCGGGCGCGCTGGGCGAGGCGTACGCGCGTCGCCTGGGTGCCGAGGGTGCGCGTCTGGTGCTGCACTACAACCGAAACGAGGCCAAGGCGCGAGAGCTCGCCGCGTCAATCCAGGATGCGGGCGGATCGGCCGTGGTCGTTGGAGGTGAGCTGTCGACCACCGAGGGCGCCAACCACGTCGTGGACGAGGCAATCCGAGTCCTCGGCGGCCTGGACGTGCTGATCAATAACGCCGGCATCATTCGAGACTCGCTGCTGATGCGGATGCGGGACGAGGACTGGGACGACGTGATTCGTACGAATCTGCGTTCGGCCTTCGCCTGCTCCCGGCGGGCGGTGCGGGGCATGCTGCGGCAGCGCGACGGGCGAATTATCAACATCTCCTCGGTGGCCGGAACCGGAGGCAACGCCGGTCAAACGAACTACGCCGCCGCTAAGGCCGGGCTGGTCGGATTCACTCTTGCGCTGGCGCGCGAGGTGGCCGCTCGTGGGATCACGGTGAATGCCGTCGCGCCGGGATTCGTCATCTCCCCGCTGACCGATGATCTGGAGGGAGAGCTTCGCAAGTGGATCATCGACCGCATCCCGTTGGGGCGCTTCGCCACGCCTGACGACGTTGCCGGCGCGGTGGCGTTTCTCGCATCCAGCGACGCTTCCTATATCACCGGGCAGGTCATGACGATCGACGGCGGCCTCCACATGGGATGA
- a CDS encoding ACP S-malonyltransferase, with translation MTTAGKPGIAFVFPGQGAQAAGMGGDLFARSGAAREVFAAANSAFGDDLAALCFHGPDEALHPTRVQQPAVVAVALAAFATFTEALGQDARSDGHTLPVRALAGHSVGLWAAVAVARSLDTRTAMAMVAARGEAMQQAAAHRPGRMSAVLGLDPDQTETVVAEIRARVPGSYLSVANINTPGQVVVGGDLASLDELPEAAKAAGARRVVPLDVSGAFHTAAMLPARDVMRERLLAAPLTDPRIPVIANMDGQPLHTAAELRVELAEHVAAPLQWWRGVGTLGALGVTHIVEFGHKGLLTSMLRRARQDVSLLNVYDADSADAAAKELRNV, from the coding sequence GTGACGACCGCCGGCAAGCCAGGGATTGCCTTCGTCTTTCCGGGCCAGGGCGCCCAAGCGGCCGGGATGGGCGGGGACCTCTTTGCCCGATCCGGCGCCGCGCGCGAGGTATTTGCCGCCGCAAACTCGGCCTTTGGCGATGATCTGGCCGCGCTTTGCTTCCACGGTCCCGATGAGGCATTACACCCTACCCGCGTCCAGCAGCCGGCCGTCGTGGCCGTGGCCCTCGCGGCGTTTGCCACGTTCACCGAAGCTCTGGGCCAGGACGCGCGCAGCGACGGCCATACGCTGCCCGTGCGCGCCTTGGCCGGGCACAGCGTGGGCTTGTGGGCCGCCGTTGCCGTCGCCCGGTCGCTCGACACTCGCACCGCGATGGCCATGGTTGCCGCGCGCGGAGAGGCAATGCAGCAGGCCGCGGCGCACCGGCCGGGACGCATGAGCGCTGTTCTGGGTCTGGATCCGGATCAGACGGAAACCGTCGTGGCCGAGATTCGCGCGCGTGTGCCGGGGAGCTATCTCTCCGTTGCCAACATCAACACGCCGGGCCAGGTGGTGGTTGGCGGAGATCTGGCGTCGCTGGACGAGCTTCCCGAGGCGGCCAAGGCGGCCGGTGCGCGGCGAGTGGTGCCGCTGGACGTCTCCGGGGCGTTTCACACGGCTGCCATGCTGCCGGCGCGCGATGTGATGCGCGAGCGCCTGCTGGCCGCGCCGCTCACGGATCCCCGGATTCCGGTCATCGCCAACATGGACGGCCAGCCGCTGCACACGGCCGCCGAGTTGCGCGTGGAACTCGCCGAGCACGTGGCGGCCCCGTTGCAGTGGTGGCGCGGGGTGGGCACACTCGGTGCGTTGGGTGTGACCCACATCGTGGAATTCGGGCACAAGGGCCTGCTGACGAGCATGCTGCGCCGCGCAAGGCAAGACGTTTCCCTGCTCAACGTCTACGATGCTGATTCGGCCGACGCCGCGGCGAAGGAACTGCGCAATGTCTGA
- the rpmF gene encoding 50S ribosomal protein L32, which produces MGAQPKRRLTRSRRRRRRNQIRVASPTLVRCPTCHALMRSHHVCGVCGNLRGTVVVEPSEQAAKYR; this is translated from the coding sequence ATGGGAGCTCAACCTAAACGACGGCTGACGCGTTCGCGCCGCCGCCGTCGCCGCAATCAAATCCGCGTTGCCAGCCCGACCCTGGTGCGTTGCCCAACCTGTCACGCGCTGATGCGAAGCCATCACGTCTGCGGGGTGTGCGGCAATCTGCGCGGCACCGTGGTCGTTGAGCCGAGCGAGCAGGCTGCCAAGTATCGGTAG
- a CDS encoding DUF177 domain-containing protein has protein sequence MNDFVFNVAAFVREPPGTSRSYDVLAPPEALSVTELATSVAGRVRLVRLSGAIHASGEFEASVEQPCARCLEPARQTLRFEADGEFLIDSDGAATEESGLEAVWPLDDQHNLDLTPFLAEGLIAALPLMPVCRPECPGLERSEEPAEAAIDPRWSRLAELRATMFPDMPGTKG, from the coding sequence GTGAACGACTTCGTGTTCAACGTCGCGGCATTCGTGCGCGAGCCGCCCGGGACCAGCCGGTCGTACGACGTCCTGGCGCCGCCCGAGGCGCTCAGCGTCACCGAATTGGCGACCTCGGTGGCGGGCCGGGTGCGTCTGGTGCGCCTGAGTGGCGCGATCCACGCATCCGGCGAATTCGAGGCGTCGGTCGAGCAACCGTGCGCGCGCTGCCTGGAGCCCGCCCGGCAGACCTTGCGCTTCGAGGCTGACGGCGAGTTCTTGATCGACTCGGACGGGGCTGCGACCGAGGAATCGGGTCTCGAGGCCGTATGGCCGCTCGACGATCAACACAACCTCGATCTCACGCCGTTCCTGGCCGAGGGCCTGATTGCCGCGCTGCCGCTGATGCCGGTTTGCCGGCCGGAGTGTCCCGGCTTGGAACGCTCCGAAGAGCCCGCCGAGGCGGCGATCGATCCGCGCTGGAGCCGGTTGGCCGAGCTTCGCGCCACAATGTTTCCTGATATGCCGGGAACTAAGGGATAA
- the coaD gene encoding pantetheine-phosphate adenylyltransferase: MRALFAATFDPATNGHLDIIARSAACHAEVVAGVYEQPESRTLFSTEERVTLVREATAHLPNVSVRDYRGLTVDFARDIGASVLVRGLRAVSDFEYEFALSAMNRRLAPELDTVFFLSAPEHAYVSSSLVREIGALGRSVAPFVPANVATAVAAKYGDASPRR; this comes from the coding sequence ATGCGGGCGCTTTTTGCTGCCACATTCGACCCAGCGACCAACGGACACTTAGACATCATCGCGCGCAGCGCGGCATGTCATGCCGAAGTCGTGGCCGGGGTTTACGAACAGCCGGAATCGCGCACGCTGTTTTCCACCGAGGAACGGGTCACGCTGGTGCGGGAGGCAACCGCACACTTGCCCAACGTCTCGGTGCGCGACTATCGGGGACTCACGGTAGACTTTGCGCGGGACATTGGAGCGAGCGTATTGGTGCGCGGGCTGCGAGCGGTCTCGGACTTTGAGTATGAATTTGCGCTGTCGGCGATGAATCGCCGTCTGGCGCCGGAGTTGGATACGGTGTTCTTCCTCTCAGCGCCCGAGCATGCCTACGTCAGTTCGTCGTTGGTGCGGGAGATCGGTGCCCTGGGCCGAAGCGTGGCGCCGTTTGTGCCGGCAAACGTTGCCACGGCCGTGGCCGCGAAATACGGCGATGCGTCGCCGAGGAGGTAG